In Vigna angularis cultivar LongXiaoDou No.4 chromosome 8, ASM1680809v1, whole genome shotgun sequence, one DNA window encodes the following:
- the LOC108345953 gene encoding ATP-dependent 6-phosphofructokinase 3 isoform X1 → MDYSSNSISEFPNQNQNPTPKQNGFLHPKLGSEPARSRSRAAMASPANSDPKVVTGTAGYILEDVPHFTDYIPNLQTYTNPLQDNPAYSVVKQYFVHVDDSVPQKVVVHKDGARGVHFRRAGPRQKVYFEADEVQAAIVTCGGLCPGLNTVIRELVCGLNHMYGVKRVLGINGGYRGFYARNTITLTPKSVNDIHKRGGTVLGTSRGGHDTKKIVDSIQDRGINQVYIIGGDGTQKGASAIFEEVRRRGLKVSVVGIPKTIDNDIPVIDKSFGFDTAVEEAQRAINAAHVEAESVENGIGVVKLMGRNSGFIAMYATLASRDVDCCLIPESPFYLEGPGGLYEYIEKRLKENGHMVIVIAEGAGQELVSESVESMGTQDASGNKLLQDVGLWISQKIRDHFAEQKTLPITLKYIDPTYMIRAIPSNASDNVYCTLLAQSAVHGAMAGYTGYTSGLVNGRQTYIPFYRITERQNHVVITDRMWARLLSSTNQPSFLDVKGDHEETKEEETLHQVPNDRISKVTLDNNEISHVYPAAC, encoded by the exons ATGGATTATAGTTCTAATTCTATTTCCGAGTTTCCAAATCAAAACCAAAACCCCACCCCCAAGCAAAACGGTTTCCTTCATCCCAAGCTGGGTTCCGAACCTGCCAGATCGCGATCACGCGCTGCCATGGCTTCACCTGCCAACTCCGACCCTAAGGTCGTCACCGGCACAGCTGGTTACATCCTCGAGGATGTTCCGCATTTCACCGATTACATTCCTAATCTCCAA ACATATACAAATCCTTTGCAAGACAACCCTGCTTATTCAGTTGTTAA GCAGTACTTTGTGCATGTGGATGACAGCGTTCCTCAAAAG GTCGTTGTTCACAAAGATGGTGCACGAGGGGTACATTTTAGGCGCGCTGGGCCTCGTCAAAAG GTGTATTTTGAAGCAGATGAAGTTCAGGCTGCCATTGTTACTTGTGGGGGTCTGTGTCCCGGGCTCAACACTGTCATCAGGGAATTAGTATGTGGCTTGAACCATATGTATGGCGTGAAGAGAGTTCTGGGAATCAAT GGAGGATACAGGGGTTTCTATGCTCGCAACACAATCACTTTAACTCCTAAGAGTGTGAATGATATACATAAGCGTGGGGGGACTGTCCTCGGAACATCACGGGGAGGACATGACACCAAAAAGATAGTTGACAGTATTCAAGATCGGGGAATCAATCAG GTTTATATCATTGGAGGAGATGGAACTCAAAAGGGTGCATCTGCAATTTTTGAG GAAGTCAGAAGGCGTGGTCTAAAAGTTTCAGTTGTAGGAATCCCCAAAACAATAGACAATGACATCCCG GTTATTGACAAGTCCTTTGGCTTTGACACTGCTGTTGAGGAGGCTCAACGAGCTATAAATGCTGCACATGTTGAGGCTGAAAGTGTTGAAAATGGCATTGGTGTGGTCAAGTTGATGGGTAGAAACAGCG GATTTATTGCAATGTATGCTACTCTTGCAAGTCGAGATGTGGATTGTTGCTTAATTCCAGAGTCACCCTTTTACCTTGAAGGTCCTGGTGGACTTTATGAATATATAGAGAAAAGACTCAAGGAAAATGGGCACATGGTTATTGTGATTGCTGAAGGAGCAGGACAAGAACTTGTTTCTGAGAGTGTGGAGTCCATGGGCACGCAGGATGCTTCTGGAAACAAGCTTCTTCAAGATGTTGGCCTATGGATATCCCAAAAGATTAGG GATCATTTTGCTGAACAGAAGACACTACCAATAACTCTCAAATACATAG ATCCAACTTACATGATCCGAGCTATTCCAAGCAATGCTTCTGATAACGTGTATTGCACACTTCTTGCTCAAAGTGCTGTTCATGGAGCAATGGCAGGTTACACTGGCTATACCAGTGGACTTGTCAATGGAAGACAAACTTATATACCCTTCTAT AGAATCACTGAGAGACAGAACCACGTAGTGATAACTGATAGAATGTGGGCTAGGCTTTTATCTTCGACAAATCAACCCAGTTTTTTGGATGTGAAGGGTGACCATGAAGAGACGAAGGAAGAAGAAACATTGCATCAGGTACCGAATGATCGAATTTCCAAAGTCACTTTGGATAACAACGAAATCAGCCATGTCTATCCTGCAGCTTGCTAG
- the LOC108345953 gene encoding ATP-dependent 6-phosphofructokinase 3 isoform X3: protein MVVVHKDGARGVHFRRAGPRQKVYFEADEVQAAIVTCGGLCPGLNTVIRELVCGLNHMYGVKRVLGINGGYRGFYARNTITLTPKSVNDIHKRGGTVLGTSRGGHDTKKIVDSIQDRGINQVYIIGGDGTQKGASAIFEEVRRRGLKVSVVGIPKTIDNDIPVIDKSFGFDTAVEEAQRAINAAHVEAESVENGIGVVKLMGRNSGFIAMYATLASRDVDCCLIPESPFYLEGPGGLYEYIEKRLKENGHMVIVIAEGAGQELVSESVESMGTQDASGNKLLQDVGLWISQKIRDHFAEQKTLPITLKYIDPTYMIRAIPSNASDNVYCTLLAQSAVHGAMAGYTGYTSGLVNGRQTYIPFYRITERQNHVVITDRMWARLLSSTNQPSFLDVKGDHEETKEEETLHQVPNDRISKVTLDNNEISHVYPAAC from the exons ATG GTCGTTGTTCACAAAGATGGTGCACGAGGGGTACATTTTAGGCGCGCTGGGCCTCGTCAAAAG GTGTATTTTGAAGCAGATGAAGTTCAGGCTGCCATTGTTACTTGTGGGGGTCTGTGTCCCGGGCTCAACACTGTCATCAGGGAATTAGTATGTGGCTTGAACCATATGTATGGCGTGAAGAGAGTTCTGGGAATCAAT GGAGGATACAGGGGTTTCTATGCTCGCAACACAATCACTTTAACTCCTAAGAGTGTGAATGATATACATAAGCGTGGGGGGACTGTCCTCGGAACATCACGGGGAGGACATGACACCAAAAAGATAGTTGACAGTATTCAAGATCGGGGAATCAATCAG GTTTATATCATTGGAGGAGATGGAACTCAAAAGGGTGCATCTGCAATTTTTGAG GAAGTCAGAAGGCGTGGTCTAAAAGTTTCAGTTGTAGGAATCCCCAAAACAATAGACAATGACATCCCG GTTATTGACAAGTCCTTTGGCTTTGACACTGCTGTTGAGGAGGCTCAACGAGCTATAAATGCTGCACATGTTGAGGCTGAAAGTGTTGAAAATGGCATTGGTGTGGTCAAGTTGATGGGTAGAAACAGCG GATTTATTGCAATGTATGCTACTCTTGCAAGTCGAGATGTGGATTGTTGCTTAATTCCAGAGTCACCCTTTTACCTTGAAGGTCCTGGTGGACTTTATGAATATATAGAGAAAAGACTCAAGGAAAATGGGCACATGGTTATTGTGATTGCTGAAGGAGCAGGACAAGAACTTGTTTCTGAGAGTGTGGAGTCCATGGGCACGCAGGATGCTTCTGGAAACAAGCTTCTTCAAGATGTTGGCCTATGGATATCCCAAAAGATTAGG GATCATTTTGCTGAACAGAAGACACTACCAATAACTCTCAAATACATAG ATCCAACTTACATGATCCGAGCTATTCCAAGCAATGCTTCTGATAACGTGTATTGCACACTTCTTGCTCAAAGTGCTGTTCATGGAGCAATGGCAGGTTACACTGGCTATACCAGTGGACTTGTCAATGGAAGACAAACTTATATACCCTTCTAT AGAATCACTGAGAGACAGAACCACGTAGTGATAACTGATAGAATGTGGGCTAGGCTTTTATCTTCGACAAATCAACCCAGTTTTTTGGATGTGAAGGGTGACCATGAAGAGACGAAGGAAGAAGAAACATTGCATCAGGTACCGAATGATCGAATTTCCAAAGTCACTTTGGATAACAACGAAATCAGCCATGTCTATCCTGCAGCTTGCTAG
- the LOC108345953 gene encoding ATP-dependent 6-phosphofructokinase 3 isoform X2, translated as MLVVVHKDGARGVHFRRAGPRQKVYFEADEVQAAIVTCGGLCPGLNTVIRELVCGLNHMYGVKRVLGINGGYRGFYARNTITLTPKSVNDIHKRGGTVLGTSRGGHDTKKIVDSIQDRGINQVYIIGGDGTQKGASAIFEEVRRRGLKVSVVGIPKTIDNDIPVIDKSFGFDTAVEEAQRAINAAHVEAESVENGIGVVKLMGRNSGFIAMYATLASRDVDCCLIPESPFYLEGPGGLYEYIEKRLKENGHMVIVIAEGAGQELVSESVESMGTQDASGNKLLQDVGLWISQKIRDHFAEQKTLPITLKYIDPTYMIRAIPSNASDNVYCTLLAQSAVHGAMAGYTGYTSGLVNGRQTYIPFYRITERQNHVVITDRMWARLLSSTNQPSFLDVKGDHEETKEEETLHQVPNDRISKVTLDNNEISHVYPAAC; from the exons ATGTTG GTCGTTGTTCACAAAGATGGTGCACGAGGGGTACATTTTAGGCGCGCTGGGCCTCGTCAAAAG GTGTATTTTGAAGCAGATGAAGTTCAGGCTGCCATTGTTACTTGTGGGGGTCTGTGTCCCGGGCTCAACACTGTCATCAGGGAATTAGTATGTGGCTTGAACCATATGTATGGCGTGAAGAGAGTTCTGGGAATCAAT GGAGGATACAGGGGTTTCTATGCTCGCAACACAATCACTTTAACTCCTAAGAGTGTGAATGATATACATAAGCGTGGGGGGACTGTCCTCGGAACATCACGGGGAGGACATGACACCAAAAAGATAGTTGACAGTATTCAAGATCGGGGAATCAATCAG GTTTATATCATTGGAGGAGATGGAACTCAAAAGGGTGCATCTGCAATTTTTGAG GAAGTCAGAAGGCGTGGTCTAAAAGTTTCAGTTGTAGGAATCCCCAAAACAATAGACAATGACATCCCG GTTATTGACAAGTCCTTTGGCTTTGACACTGCTGTTGAGGAGGCTCAACGAGCTATAAATGCTGCACATGTTGAGGCTGAAAGTGTTGAAAATGGCATTGGTGTGGTCAAGTTGATGGGTAGAAACAGCG GATTTATTGCAATGTATGCTACTCTTGCAAGTCGAGATGTGGATTGTTGCTTAATTCCAGAGTCACCCTTTTACCTTGAAGGTCCTGGTGGACTTTATGAATATATAGAGAAAAGACTCAAGGAAAATGGGCACATGGTTATTGTGATTGCTGAAGGAGCAGGACAAGAACTTGTTTCTGAGAGTGTGGAGTCCATGGGCACGCAGGATGCTTCTGGAAACAAGCTTCTTCAAGATGTTGGCCTATGGATATCCCAAAAGATTAGG GATCATTTTGCTGAACAGAAGACACTACCAATAACTCTCAAATACATAG ATCCAACTTACATGATCCGAGCTATTCCAAGCAATGCTTCTGATAACGTGTATTGCACACTTCTTGCTCAAAGTGCTGTTCATGGAGCAATGGCAGGTTACACTGGCTATACCAGTGGACTTGTCAATGGAAGACAAACTTATATACCCTTCTAT AGAATCACTGAGAGACAGAACCACGTAGTGATAACTGATAGAATGTGGGCTAGGCTTTTATCTTCGACAAATCAACCCAGTTTTTTGGATGTGAAGGGTGACCATGAAGAGACGAAGGAAGAAGAAACATTGCATCAGGTACCGAATGATCGAATTTCCAAAGTCACTTTGGATAACAACGAAATCAGCCATGTCTATCCTGCAGCTTGCTAG